The DNA window TATCAATTTTTTGCCTATTTTCCAACAACAATAGCATGAAGTCAGCAAACAGAGCTTCATACTTTAAAAGTAATTCATCAAACTTCGAATCACATTTTGACCAATTACATATTTACATTggtaatttaatatttttcccatCTCGTTAATTATGATCAATACAGTCTGCTCTCTACAAACTAGTTGTGCAAATTTATTAAGCAATAACAATAAAAAGACACTAATGCCGCAACTATTTGCCATGAGTGAGCTGTCGGTCATTCCATGGATAAGGTTCTCAAGTTAGTCAAGATTTGAACAGATTTTTACGAATACATGGCAGGAAAGGAAGTCTAACTGACCAGTACCAAATTTGCACTAAGCAGAGCATAAGAAGATAACTTACGGACATAGCCAAGGATTAAAAAGTAAGCACACAAAgtaaaaaacttaaaagaaccCCAGCATCAACTGAATCAAGAGATTAAGGGACATTGGCAGAACCATACCTTTAACAAAGGTAGGCTGGTAAGGCAGCTTACCAACCTCAAGCATAAGAGCAACTTCCCTTCCATAACTAGAAGCAATCTCAAATTCATCTCGAATTTCAGCCACAACCTCATGTAGATCCCTGGTACCATGAGCATGTGATGTGGTCAAGCTACTTGACCTGGGTGATTCAATCTCGTTCTTTGACATTTCATCCACCTCAAAAGTCAcccctttcttcttcatatgcACATCACCCGAGCTTCCTGACACGAGAGTTTCAAAATTGCTCTTTTCCTCTGTAATATCAATTGAACCTGTGCCTCCACTACTATGTGATGGTTCTACACTGGAAAGGTGAGAACTTGAATCGTACATTGTTGATATCGGCTTTGTCCTGCCACCACTACCCTCAGATTTTACTCCCCTTGAACTTGATGAGCCATCCAGATTATGTAATGACGAGTCTGGTTTTGAACTGCCCATACTACTGTGTCCTGCTACACCCTTTAAATCAATGCCATGAGGCATTGATGGCATGGATTTTCTACCACTGTCACTACTTTTGGACGAATTTGTCTCCCCACGCTTAGTCCTTGTCTCATCACTCAACTTCTTTCCTTTATGATACTCCTTATACATTTCAGTCTCAGTTTCTTCTTCCAAATCAGGAATGCCCTCCCTCTCCCTCACTTCAGTTGAATTAGGACTACTACTAACTGATGCAGAACTGTTCTGTTTATGCGGGTAGTAAGCCGAATAACCACTCTCTACACCATCAAACGGATTAAAATAGTCCCAAGCAGAGACATTTGCAGACGGAGGTGGCGGTGGTTCCATTGATGGACTTGTTTTCTTACCTTGATTACTTTGACTTCCCCTTTCACCAATTGAAGGAGCCATTGGGTACCCACTATTGTCATTTGGGTAGCTCCAATACGAATTGGAATACCCAGTAGGCACTGGATCTGCTTCGTGAAAGACTGTCTTCATCACCGGTGAAGATTTCTTCATGTAGTAAGCATACGTATTCGGATTTCCCCCAAATTGCTGCCCTCCCCAAGGAGCCTGAAATTGTGGGTTCATTCCATAAAATGGATCCCAATATCCTTGTGGTGGAGCCTCATGATTCATCATCATCCCATATGGCAATCCCCCAGGCCCCCAACCTGGCTGTGAATACGGCGAAATTGATGATTCCCCACCTTCCACCATGTTACGACCCTCATAATCTTCATGTACATTCCTATGATTCCTTCCAGGCTGCTCATAATCTTGTTGTAAATTCCTGTGACCCCCTCGATTTTCATTATGTCCGTGTACATTTCTTTGACCCTTTTGTGGCAAATTTTGATGATCGTCGTCTGATGAATCTGATGACAAATGCAGGTGACCATGGTCATGTACAGGTTCATCTTCATCGTGAAAACGTGAAATGGAGCTACCTGAAGACGAAATCGATATCGGAGATCCAGAAGATTTATGCTTATGATGTGTGTTTCCACTAGCATTACTTCTATTACTACCAATTTTCCTTTCATCAGGCAAAATTAAGGAAGGAGAAGAAGGGGtcgaaaaagaagaagaagaagacccAACAATGAGCTCTTCATCAACAAACTTCCGAAGAGCATCACCAACATCCTTAAGAGAGTGAAAATAGGAAACATGAGCAGCGGCGAGGGCATAACGGTAATTAGCAGCAGCCTTGATCAGTTCCTTCCTCTCTCTACAACGAATCACAAGTTCTGTATCAACTGCTTTAGACTCATTACACCccatctcaacaacaacaaaatcaaaatcaaaaccaaaaacaCCAAGATAGTCCTCAACCCATACAACAGCTCCTTTAATCACATCTACTTTCCGTACAACTTTTCCACCGCCTCCGGTCATCTCTTTACCTGTTTGCAGAATTGCATTGTGAAAAAAGCAAAACCCAAATCCCAAATGATGATTACAATGACTTTAAATTTGGCAAGTATACTACTAGTAAAAGTAAAAAGTAGTATGAGAAAGGGGGTAgtaggagaaaagaaaaataaaaatctgaCCTTTGAAGTAGAAAGGGTTGAATCTTGACCGCCCATACGAAATGGGTGTTTCAGAAAACGAAGTGGGGGGcaacaaaaatcaataaatctaTGGAAGTTTGTAGAGAGAATCGTTTGTTTTTACATGGGGTtgagaaaattgaagaattcaagaagcagtaaataaaattgaaagaagaaCAATTATATGTATTGAGATTTGTGATGTTTCTGGAGATTTGTGATTGTTGTCAGAAGTTTCAGTAAAGAAAGTaacagaggaagaagaagaagaagaagagtattcaaatatatttcaatttttgtctactatagttgtttttgtttattCGGTGATTGTTTGGATTTGTGTGaaaaaaaagggcaaaaaaCGAAAAGGGGTTTAAGGAGGGGGCCCGAGGAAGGGTTTTGATGgtgggaaaaaaagaaaaaaaaaaaagtgtgtcAGAATTTTTGCAGAAGAAAGCTCGTGGATAGTGAACAATGCCATTATTAACATTTGTTGGGTGacattgtgttttttttttttaaaaggtttttgccttttactcttttctttttttttttagttcaaattttGACATGATGAAAAAAGAGTAAGGATGTTTGGACATATATAACAAGGGTGagatttagaaaataaaaattaagggTATGGTTAATGAATAATATAAATTAGAGTTGtttcatttcaacaaaatttgtgAGTAAATTTAGAgtgaaaaaattgtattttagaATTTTCAATTCTCATTTTTTTAGGTAGTAAttgaacttttgaaaaatagttaACAATTATCGATATGGAATTATTTGGTTGGATGTATAATTGGTTTGTATAAAAGAACAGTACTGAATATGATGAATTAATGATGTTGATATTAGTTATACCTGTATGACTGCATTAGTTACTTCTGTATTGATTatgttgagattattttttttagtgtttgatttggTATATTAAATAGCGTTCATTGCATAATTTTTATAACgattatttgtttacaaaatatCTTTCACAAATAAAAGGATGTGAAATGTGTTTTGAGGAACAATATTGTCTTTAACCATGCGAATACATGCGTTAAAGCCTTTTAATCTTTGAATTGTTaatatcatgaatttttatgtactattacataaaataaagtttttgaAAATGTACCAAATAAGgtacaagtaattaaaaaaataatataaatattataatttttttaatgcacTCTATCAAATATGATCCCTAAATTGGTTGATTACATAGACCGACGGACTTTCGTCTTGATGTTATAGTTCTATTCAAGTTTGTCACCCCTACGTTTATGTTTACATGGTAGTTGAGgcattttgtaagaaataattaataaaataattttttatatcatGTCAAATATAAGTCaattacatattaaaaaaaaatacttaataacaaagatcaaacaatataaaataatatttttaattttttaaaatctgataataaacataaatatttattttataatggataaataaaataaaagaagtgtAAAGTTTAGCGACATAATTATAGCAATGATCCGATCTTAAATTATAGTATgtattatctatttatatataataggagaagaaaaaacgcctacgtgtcagcaccacaaaattagtataaatattaaataataaataacaatttaaaaaacaaaaaaataaaaaaaaacataaattagaaattatttttaaaatgtttacgTTAAAACTGTtgtattgatttcttttttttaataaattaaatataaatatgtttgtTCCTAATAAAATGCTAactgtctaattttttttaaaaataaattttataacaGTAGAAGTTATAGTttatgaattatcaaaattaattaatttaaaatttaaaatttaaaaatctataaTAGGAGATGAAAAATGcctacgtgtcagcaccacaaaaatcgaattttaaaataattaaatataaataatttaaaaatagttttgaaaattagtcCCATGTAACTGGAAaactgtttttaattttttttttttaaaaaaagttataacttaAATACGGTAAAAAAAATTCCCACAAagtttgatgatattttaactGTACATTTAGtttaatgaatatatattaaatacgGTAAAAAAAATTCCCACCAAGTTTGATGATCTTCATTAATAAACgtttagtataatatatatataaaaaaaaaaattggaaacataataaagttgaaaagaaaaatattgcaaacatAGAATGAAAAACACggtaaaaacataaaaaaaaaattataataattaaataaaaatcttataaatatatatattaaaaatgagaacatagaaaaattttaaaataaaattacaaaaacagAACGGAAAACACGgataaaaaaatggaaaacacagaaaaattcaaattaacctacgtagaaaaaaaaagggataacATGACAAagtggttattttttatttgaatttgaaagtgGTTACCTAAAATTACTCAACTGCTCATGTACACTTTATctttaaatattcataaaaaataaataaattcaattaaaaagNAATCAAAAAAATCCTAATATAATCCACTAGAAAAATCACGAAAATATACAATAGGATTTAGTTTTGGTTctttatacttatttttttaaaatttaataggATTTACAATAgtattaagtattttatttaacatcatctttttaaatatagttaccacaattaatttaactttttttcattttttaaaatctaaatgaTTATACATGTGGCTAACGTTTATGttattttgaattcttatttttatcataattagaATACATTATTGACatctatttcattatttttaaaaagtatataattattttttaaaatagggTGATGTAAATgtaatgtaaagaaaaaaaaactaatttttaacaatgacagttaaaaaaattacaggagatttgtagttttttttttttttaaataacagatttaattaaagaaaaattagttgttAATATTTTAGGAGGAATATATGTATAATCAAAATTTAGTCGATAATGTCATGATATTAAGTAGTTAATAATGTAGTAATAAACAAAAGCAAGTATATTGTACAAGTTATCAAATGATCAcgtgatttcttcttcaatttcatggagATTTAATTATATTGCGTTTAAGaaatagataacaaaaaaaaaattgattaaaaaaatgagaaatgatatatattgaaataggtcatttatatatatatgattaataattctttatattatccgcgcaacgcgcgggCACGTATACTAGTTATTATGGAATAAGTAAATAtatgatttctttttcaaatttactTTGGGTTAagtacttattttatttaaaaatgaaaagatgatTCCCTCTCATCTGAATTCGTATTAGCACTTTTACAATttcttaattaataaatatatttgacaCTAGTTtaataataatacttttttttcagatgaatttaaaatttaaaagaatttttccaACATTGAGAATGTGTCAAGTTTAGACTTTTTGACataatattttgacaaattaaattcTAGGGAAATGTCATGACATTGACCATTCGGTGTATACATAGCAAAAAACAACTTGCCATAAATTTTGCCGAAAttgttaaatttcatttaataaaaaagataacACATCATACCCAATAACATAAACAGGTGTTTTCTAGGTTTAATTTGTAGGATCTTTCTGATATTAAGCaagaatttagaatttaaatttatagatttgattttaaaaaatttagcattatttattataattttaaagttataaGCTCGTGTCTATTATTTATTAgagttttattaaaattatgtataaatttatatttcacttcaaaagtattaaatttaGGTGAATTTAGTATTGTAGAGGTAGATTTAACCTTGCTTTCTGTAATTTATTTTTGCCCTTGTACAATTCCAAATTTAGCAACATCTCTTAAAACCTTTCGAGATTATACTAAAAGGATCATTTAGTTCTTGTCCTTCCTTCTTgtgatttcttttttctctttacgaatttaaatttaatattatctCCAAAAACTTTTCCAGATTATGAAAGGATAATCATTTAGTTCGCAAATACATCTATGCATAAAttgtaatataaaaattaaacataaattagtaatcattgaatttttattattcGTATATTGGATTAAGATATATAGAATGAGTACTATGTTGTTAATTAGACTAGTCTCCTTGTGACTTTTAattatgtttgataaaataaattatttattataaaaaattaaataaaaataattgttgaattaGTGCATGTAGTTATACCATCtcatcttattttttttttacaataaatgAGAAATAGAATGATGATATCAAGCTTATATTGACTTTTTACGTGGTTTATTTCGTAAAATTACATTTCATAAAACTTAATCCGATTGAATTCAGTATgtataatatttgaaatataacataattttatagtgatattttcttttttggttttccacccGGTGTCTGATACTCATCATGAGGAGTACTTATCATTCCACCACAATTCTTGTTGGTAATTTTATACTGATATCTTATATAGCGAGACGAAAATTTTAAccatcttcaaaaagaaaaataacatgaaTACATCCATACACATCCGTTCAAtctaaaaataacaattattaaCGAATATGGTGTAACGATTGagactatttttttaaacagaacttttgaatatgaattataatttatgaATGTAAAATTTTTCTTGATAGAAAACACTCCATTCGAAATAATGAGCCCCGTTGCATATACTGAACagattaaaaatcaaaacatattaAATTGAAATTTACAATTTCCATTTTTCCTTTGCTCTTGATTTTTTGCTtctcatctatatataaaattaacttacTATGTTACCTTTTGGAAGGAGATGCAGCTTTCAAACAGGAGATCA is part of the Solanum stenotomum isolate F172 chromosome 8, ASM1918654v1, whole genome shotgun sequence genome and encodes:
- the LOC125872152 gene encoding nitrate regulatory gene2 protein-like; the protein is MTGGGGKVVRKVDVIKGAVVWVEDYLGVFGFDFDFVVVEMGCNESKAVDTELVIRCRERKELIKAAANYRYALAAAHVSYFHSLKDVGDALRKFVDEELIVGSSSSSFSTPSSPSLILPDERKIGSNRSNASGNTHHKHKSSGSPISISSSGSSISRFHDEDEPVHDHGHLHLSSDSSDDDHQNLPQKGQRNVHGHNENRGGHRNLQQDYEQPGRNHRNVHEDYEGRNMVEGGESSISPYSQPGWGPGGLPYGMMMNHEAPPQGYWDPFYGMNPQFQAPWGGQQFGGNPNTYAYYMKKSSPVMKTVFHEADPVPTGYSNSYWSYPNDNSGYPMAPSIGERGSQSNQGKKTSPSMEPPPPPSANVSAWDYFNPFDGVESGYSAYYPHKQNSSASVSSSPNSTEVREREGIPDLEEETETEMYKEYHKGKKLSDETRTKRGETNSSKSSDSGRKSMPSMPHGIDLKGVAGHSSMGSSKPDSSLHNLDGSSSSRGVKSEGSGGRTKPISTMYDSSSHLSSVEPSHSSGGTGSIDITEEKSNFETLVSGSSGDVHMKKKGVTFEVDEMSKNEIESPRSSSLTTSHAHGTRDLHEVVAEIRDEFEIASSYGREVALMLEVGKLPYQPTFVKELLSRILYLIVPSMPVSHTATVKSVRLAAKTRKLAKSYFEDVGQDSAVMPCNLSSTFDELYEWEKKLYKEVKDEEKLRIIYEKQCKRLRSLDEQGAESSKIDATQACIRRLLTKLNVCIKAIDAISSRIHKLRDEELQPQIGELIHGLVRMWRSMLNCHQKQFQAVRESKTRALRANTGFQRDSSLRATLELEVQLLSWCSHFNDWICCQKSYVESLKGWLLRCLTYEPEETPDGPAPFSPGRLGAPPVFVICNDWSQAVEAISENQVAIAMNDFASNLRQLWERQDEEQRQRIKAEYLSKDYKKRLTMLQQKRGGLRHEQDTMSNRSHIIAPSEKGISPLDDLKVDLDSFKKKLVEERTKHKDAIKLVHDAASSSLQGGLLPIFKALENFTSEALRAHEQVRLQSVRDGS